GCTATAAGGTAAAAGAAGCATGGCTTAGTCACACGGGCAACCCTTGAGTCACATGCCACTTCTGCTCAGATCATGTTTTGATATTTGGACCACCACAAATTTGTCCTTTAGAAGAGACAAGGAGATCTCTAAACTTAATGTTCCTCCTGCTGTATGTCATTTTTACGacgtgtgtgtttttgtgtcaggACACTGGGCAAAGATTGCTGCTGAGATTCCTCATCGTAGTGATGCTCAGTGTTTGAGAGAGTGGAAGAAACTGACCAGGAAACTCCTTGGCCAGGTACACTTTATGTATCTATTCTCTGTGGGGGTGGGGTTATCTGTTTTTGGTGTAGATGCATAAATTAGAATGTCATCAGCATGAAGAGAGATCTGGTGATAGTTCTTATTGATGTTGTGTCTTCTAATTGGAGGTTTTGATTGATTGTCTACTGCCCAACACCAAACTTATACTGATCACGTGACTGAAAAAAATTCTTTCTTTTAACAGACACAACACAAACCGAGAAAAAAAGCAGACAGACCAAGGCAGAAAGTAAAAAGGAGTATTAGGAAACGGCTAAATAGACTGAAGGAGAGCACAGATGAAGAAAATGAGACTGAAGATGAGGAGACAGAGGTGGTGTACATGGAtagtgatgaagaggagaaaaaggtaaggaagaaagaagaaatagAAGAGGAAAGAACTGAGAAGACAGAAGAGGAGTACACCATCCCACCCTTGCAAATGTGGATTCCAGTAGAAAAAGCTCAAAGTTCAACATCCCTAAGCTTTCGACTTGTGGAGCTGCCTACTTCTGGCATCAATGAAAATGAGAGAGTCCGGTCAACCATCCTTGGCCGACATGGGCGCTCAGTAATTATCGGACCACGCCCCAAGGACATACTGTGGGAGAACCGCCACAGTAGCCGTGCCATGATGATGGTGTCAGCTGACCAGCTCCGTACCTACCTGTCCCAACAGGCAAGCAAACACAAACTGCTGGTTTCAGCTCCTCCTGGGAAGCCTGGGGCCAGCAAACAGAGCCACCATAGCAGAGAGACCGATACAGTTCTAGGATACAGGAACCAGGTCGCAGTGATTGCCTGGGTCGGTAACCTGCTGAttcctgcaaaaaaaagagtgacaGCAGCTGATGTTCTAAGGGAGCAGGGAGAGAAGCGGCAGATCTCCTCGACTTCTGTCTTCCTTCTTTTCCTCCAGACGATGAATGTGGACGCTGTGGGCTGTAAAGAGGTGatagagcagaggaagagaagggTGATAGTGTCAACACCAACTCGATCCCCCGACCCTCTGCCTGTCAAGCCGAAGAAATCAAGGACGGTTGCTGAAGTCCTTCAGCAGAGGGAAAAGAAAAAGCAGCTGCAGGAGATGGATCATCAGCAGTACCTGATTCTGGAGCAGCTTCAGGCACTGCAGCTACAAAGACAGCAGCAACTTCTGTTTAAACATCTGCAGCAACTACAGCATGCTCCTCTCCCAAATCAACCCAGCATTGTTCTTCAAATGCAGCCTAACAGGCATCCTCCCATGTCATTTCTTCAGGCTGTTTTCGCTCCTCCTTCTGTCACACAACCCCATAAGGCCTCAGTCCAGTGTTTGCCCCCCACTTCCCCAAACACACGTCCTTGGGCTCCGTACAGATCTCCCTCTGATCTTCAGAGAATGACTGTTCCTCCTCTCACTGTGGTAACAACACCCCCTTACGCTGCAACTCCCTCCTTTGCCTCTTTCCAGCAACAAACAGGAGCCTTGCCCCCTTGCCCTAGCGCAATTGTTACTCAAGGTTTCAACTCCAGATGCCCTGTTCCTGGCCCCTGCCAGCCTTTTCCGACTCCATCAGAATCCACCCTGACCCGACCCAAAAggatggggcaacaaaaagCAGAAGTTCAAGAGGCAGTTATGAGCAATCCAAGTAGAGTGGATATTAAAGGGAAAGATGATGTTATAATTGGAGAGTGTGGAGGTGGAAACGATGCAAGTGGGATTGAGGATGGGAAGAGGATTCGAAAGCCAAGCAAGAAAGCCAAAGCTCTGCAGGAAGCATCTGAGGCTAAggtaactttatttaaaagaattCTTATTACAAGTTGATTAGCTTTGAAGGGCTGAAAGCACAAAGCCCTGCTCTCTCTAAAGCCCCTTTCATCTTTTGGCCTTGATTGTAAAATTTGCTACTGTCTCACTAAGTTCTAATATAAATCCTACTTAGGAATTTATCACAGTGGCAACAcagaaactaaacaaaaatgagTGGTTGCTAattttgcagatattttcaCCTGTTGGCAGTATTCAGACTCAGAAGCAGAATCAGGCTTGTTGGCAAAGTATGCTTAATGCAAACAAGAAAATTGAGTCTAGTTAGTCTACCTTTGCTCTTAAATTACATGAACTTAAcactaaaaaagctgaaaaagtaCAATTTAAATATATGCAAGCTCTAATTAGACATTTTCACAACGATATGCacaagtctgtgtgcattgatGGTATGGTTACAGGGAttgcaaagggtgcaaggatGCTGAATAGACCATCATGGGGTAGATAAAATACGTTACATTAATTAGTGCATATGAggtggcattttaccacagtgaatTTCTTACAGTGTTTAAGTTAGAATAAAGTAAGTTAAGAGACATTGCAAGATATGTTCACATAAAAACCctttactctgtgactgttaagtgttCACCATAGTGAATGCTACAACATATcaattacctccaccaaggaggttatgtgttcgggtgggtttgttcgtgtgttcatttgttagtaacataactcaaaaatttgtggacagattttgatgaaattttcaggaaatgtcaaaaatggcataaggaagaattgtttagatttttggagtgatccggatcactgtctggatccaggaattttttaaaggattctgtactattgggagatggggctaatggcagaggtctgcgctgttaccactttacaccaggagatggcggaaaatgagtaacttcaatcccagcagcatttttgggtgtgtttctattcaaagttttggagtctatagagtttgaaagacgcatgcccggtcgaggagatgaaTCGGAgtttaacagagagaaagacagcgaattgtagcaagaatactcacaaagctgggaggaatagaggaatattcaccctcttccatgacttccagtcgtctaGTGAGACCATGGgggagactgtcagtgcatctgttggccccggcaggcaatgcttccaccatgacagtccacccatagcaaaGCCAATACTCTGCTTCACTGTGtgtccaccccactggggagggagtaatcggcgaatgccatggtgaggggcacatggggacggatccaggaattttttaacggattcttcactattgggagatagagctaatggcagaggtctgtgctctctgagtgcttttccagTTAACATAAAGACGAAGAAACTGCAGGCAACAGGAAGGATCTTTGAAACAAAAGCATTCTGGTTACTATTTGTAGTTTTAAGATTTAATTGTTTACTGTATGAGTAGACTTAGGTTTAATGTGGGTAACAGTCAATCAGAGCAAAGTAGAGAGAGACCATGTTGGcttgaaaaacatcttatccaatgattgtgctttttaaaattatttctttaaacagaaatctTCATgaacaggtgcatctcaaaaaattcaaattgcatgtaaaagttcatttttccccgttatttacttcaaaaagtcaaacttccattaattctagattcatctcacacaaagtgaaacatttcaaaacttttttgttttaatcttgatgattacggcttacagcacatgaaaatctaaaatccactatctcaaaatagtagaatattgtggaaaagtccaattttcaaaggtttcctgagctttcattctctcactctggttgaGTACACACAACTTCACTTatagggaagactgctgacttgaaatttgtccagaggacaatcactgacaccctccaccaggagggtaagccacagaaggtcactgctgaaagggcaggctgttttcagagtatcaaagcatttttatgaaaatttgacagatttttttatttttatgatcttaaagtcataatcatcaagatttaaacaaaaattaatctagaatatatgaaagtttgacttttgtatcaaatcacaggaaaaatgaacatttttatgatattctattttttcaaGGTGCACCTGTAAGTAGTTGTAGCTTACATAGTGAAATACTTGTTCCACATTTGCGACCAAGAGATGTCCATTTTAGGTCTGTGGCCTCCTCTCAGTTGTTTCTTTGTCACTTAGCTGCCCTCTGCATGTAAAACCTGACTCAATCCTATTGTTATCGTCTGACTTGTCATTGATTTTCACACCTTTAGGCAAAGACAACAAAGAAACCTGCTTCTTCTCCAAGAAAGCGAGCTCATACCAAACGGAAAAGCAGTCCTCCTCAGGAAGTCTGTACTGTGCCGGTTGAGCTTTTACCTCAGACTCCTACCTCTTCACTAACCACACCAATCACAGGTGAAACATCTTCACTTTCTGAGGTCATCTGCTCACCTGTCAAAAAAACTGAAGCGGCTCACCCTCTCACAGAGGAGGTCCCTCCTGTCTCTGAGAATCTGACCCAGGATTCCCATCAAGCTAGTCCCAACAGGAGCATAACCTCCACTGACAAGGCTGTATTAGCCTCGCCTTCTTCAATACAGCCCAGTCAGCATACTGCCTCTCTCATTAGTTCTGTCATGGATGACCATTCCTACATCTCATTATTTCCTGTACCGACACCAAAAAGATGTCGCTCTAGGAAGAGTAAAAAAAGCCCCTTCACTAGAAAGTCAAAACCCAGGGTCACCAACCCTAAAAAACCTCTCATGATCCCAcccaaaaagagaaaatgggCATGCACAGAGGAGCAAGAGAGCATGGAGAGCAGTCAGGATGACCAAGAGGTGGGTAGCTCCAGTGATGCTGTAGGAGAAAAGAGTGATGCAGTGACTGTGACAGGAGAGGCTTTGAATGGTACAGATGAGCCTGAGAAGGGGAAAGATGATAACCAGAGCAGGTCACATCCAGACGTTGTTAAGGAGGGAAAAAGGACTCGCAAGCCCAGTCAGAAGGCCAGAGCTCTTCAGGAATCCAAAGAAGTCAAGGTAAGATCTGCATCTGTTTTTCAACCGTGATAATGTTTTATAGGCATAGGCCTGAGTAGTGGATGTCTGCAGGGGTACTTGGATGTCCTGTAGATCAGAAATGCATTGAAAAAATGCACCTCAAGGTACATACGTAGAAATTTTGCACTGTACATTcacattaattaaaaatgactactcTTTTTCAACCGTTCTCATAACAAGAGAAATCCTTAATTATGATCATTGTAAAACTTTGCATCTTATTATGGCGTGTGCCTTGACTGAGCTGCAGTGACTCTATGTTTTTTTGTGGTGGGAATGCTAGATGCTCAGTCTAAGACTGCTACATAAGGAAATCTGAATTGCTACTGCAAGCTGccattctgctgctgttttatactcatgttttgtgctgcttacttctGATGAACTATAATTATTCTCTACCTTTGACTGTGTGTTCTGTTGTCAAAGCTTCTCCCGTAACCTAGAACTACACCTGCTACACCTGAACCCCTAATGCTTTGGCCCCACTAGACAAGTAGAGACATGCTGCTAGGTTTCCATCACCTCCACAGCCTTCTTATTTTGAACtgaggagtgttttttttaacaaaagctgCACTCTGTGAGGTGAATTTTCCAGACAGTAAATTACCATTTTAGTTTTGCAGAgaaattttgcataattagggagaaaagctgttaaaagtgtcctTCCAGATCATTTCTACAAGCAGCCCTAGTAGCTTGCAGTgcatcttttgttattttttttttattgtgagaCTCCTGGCAATACAATTTCCAGCTAAGTATTACATTAGCTTAAATAATAcaaagttttcaaagccagagaaatctttgatttttacaGTTGCAACAGGATATGTCATATCATGGTGGCCACCATAGCATACTTTTATGAAACAGTATTTTTTACACTAAAACACGATTAAGTGACATCCAGGAGCAAACACAACTGAAAGTAGTAGTAGTCAGAGATGGGGGCTAATAATAGGTTGTTTTTGATCATTTGGTCCTGAATGTCCGTTgcgggtcaggaagtgggggacagccattggaaatgaatgggaacagagtaaagttagtacttaacagctctaaatTGACCTGTACACTGCAATAATCATCCCAAATGTCTACAGACAAAGAGCACAATCTCCACACTttacaaaatttatttttttccatattttaacTGATTACCTGGCCTAGAGGtaatcaatatcacaaattactcagtcctacAAACCTCTTATCGTCTAGCGTTGTCTATCCAGATGtggggagacaagagtctagaagAGTCTAGGCACCCACCTGATGATGTAATATATCTACTGTGCATTTAATACAATTTAGATGATATTGATACATCACACCAGTCATAATTCTACAGATTGTACTGTAAATGGTCAATTCATAGATGAAACAAAAAGCTTTTCCTTCAACGGTCTCCAACACAATGCAACTTGAAGTACATAATTAAAGATGAAATACAAGCAAATGAAGGAAACATTAATGAACAAATAATACACAATTTTAGATCTACAGCACAACCACATActgcaataaaataataacaccAACACTGTCTTTCTCCTTTTCATAAGTCTCTCTGCTCTTGTGATTTTGTTTCCAGGCTGAAGACAAGAAAAAGAAGGCTTTATCTTCTTGTAAGAGGCGTCCTCGTACATCAAAATTTAAGGAGAAAGCAGTTGCACCAAAGCAGCCGCTGACTCTGGTCCAGGGGTTGTGTTTAAATCCTGGTCAGCCAATGCTTGTCATGACTCCTAGAGGTTTGGTCCAGCTGGCAGGAGCCTCTCCACAATGTATGAACCTGCCAGCCCCACCAAGTACCCTACTCTCAGTTCTACCCAGAAATACCTTACAGTCACAGCCATCCACAGCCCCACTCTGCTCAGCTTCACCTCATCCCGCTGGTGTGTCCATTCCTGTTAACGTCCCTGGTCTGAATCAGCCATGTCTTCCTCCTGCCCTGCCCACCTGTCCCTCCAATCCCCCACCTCCAGCTCTTATGGGGCAACCCACCCCAAACCCTGGTGTCCCCCCTCTGCCTTCCAGCCCCTCCCACTTAAACCCAAATCACATCATCTCATCTGAAGGCTTGCTTGGACAAGACAAAGCAGCATCACCTTCTCCCAGAAAGGAGCCCATGCAGTTTGACCCAACTCTGATGTTCCTTGAATCCAGGGGGGAGGTTCAGGATTGGCTAAATGGCCAGGGAGGGGTGGTAGTACCTGGAGAAGGAGTGACTCTTCCCTACCTGCCCCCCTTTGTTAGCAGTCTGAGCACACTCACTGCACTACTGCGCTCCAAGAAGTCTCTAAGCAAACTGGCCATGCAGTTGCTAAACAGAGAGTCCAGATCCCAACCTAAACCCAGCCAGACCACAGCCAAACCTGACAGCTGCACCAAAGGGACAACCAGTGAGCCTCAGGACCTGCCAGACTCCACCTCTGACCTTAGACCAGGTAACACAGCTGACTGATCCATCTTCTTTCCATAGAAGTCAAATAATAGACAGCAGTCAGACTAATTACACTAAATTAGTCATTAGTTTTACAACATCAGCATAACATGCCTTTATTGAACTTAAAAActctttatatttcagcattCTGAATTCTTtgaaaaatgatctaaaatggAAAGTATAAGTACatgaaaataatattaataataaaatagctgaaagtgtGTTTTCAAAGTAGAAGTGGTGCCCTCTTGTGGCCAAAATCTAACAAAAACTGTAACAATTGCCACACATGACTAATCCTTTGGAGAAAATATGGACAGCATTTGTTACACCAAAACAGAAGTGCTTTTATCAGGGGGTGTTTCATGTCATGATGACATTGCACTGCTGTAAATGTTGTCTAAAGCTAGCTAGATTCTgcaatatttcctgtttttcagtTAATGTGCCTGAACATTTGCAATATACGGGTGGGTTGTGTAAATGGCCGGACAATTAGATAAAgtattaaaattatttaatcaataccttgttttcatgattttgggAAGCCAGCATTACTCGAAATTGAAACTACATTAATTACCCAAGGGGATCTTTGGTTTTACACACTGAAAGGTAACTTTACCCCTGGTGTTCTCCAAACTTGCATCACTTTTTGGCAAGGCCTCAAACATCATATGAGAAGTTGatgatttatttgtgttgtGTATTTGTAGTTTATTGGTAAATGTAATAGCTGTGTAAGGTTCTGTGAGGAATTTTTTTAGTTGTGTGGTACCTGTAGGATTCAAGGACGCTTTAGTGTCAACTACATGTGATAcctgagagaggagaaaataagATACTCAGGTCCTGGTTCAGAAAGCAATACCAAAAAGGCAgcaatagaataaataaaaagtatataccagtttgattttaagtggcaaaattgtaaACTGTGCAAAATACCTTGTGTTATAATTAAGATAatactttatttattcagaGAGGGGAAATTTGGGCATTGCAGCATCTCAAGACGAAATAGAAATTGgtcaaaatgcaataaaactgaaattagAATACTTGTAAGAATACACAAGTATACACAGCTGAAATTCTGTTGCAAAAGCTTAAAATAGGAAGAAGGGTGAAAAGTAACATTATTCATCAAATGAATGTAACcgagttgtttttttgtttttttgtttttttttggtacttttggtaATTTTGAACCTAGTATTTTACTTCTACCTAGAGTAACTATACTTTTCCTTAAATACAATACTCTTGtaatttttccacctctgctgactacacagtagcacatagcaaGAGCATCATTCCACAGCACAATCCAAAACAGCTGATGACATGCATCTACACTGCAGCAGCATTTACAAACATTAGAAATAATGATATAGGAATAGTAAATGGAGTTTTTGATGGTCTTATTTGCTTTTGTAGCCCATAAAGAGGCATCCGTTTTAATTTTGGTATGTTTCATAACTATTTAAAAAcctcttcacaggagctttaaggtTTAGTCCATTTTCCAtgctttttaaacaaaacttgAACCAGGGGAAAACAGAGTGTAGAGATATGTGATGATTGATGGTGATCAAATCCTTTACAGCACCTGTGTGATCTcattgatgtttgttttgttctgaaaGCTTCTCCCACTGTAAGGTCTGAACCCCAAGAGGAccaggaggaagatgaggagatTATTGCAGCATTACGTCAGCTTGTGGCCAAGCGTTTCTCAGAAAACCCTGCCTATCAGCTGCTGAAGGCTCGCTTCTTGTCCTGCTTCACTCTCCCAGCCCTCCTGGCCACCATGCAGCCAGATGCAGAAAAGATGGGGGCTGTCTCAACcactgaggaggaggatgggggaGAGTTGGagaaggatgaagaggaggagaagctgAAGATAATCAAAGAGAGAGCAGGAAAGAGGAAAATTCAGGTGAGTTCAGTCCTGCAGATGAGCTGATTTCAAGCTATTACAGTTTTATTCTTATCGTAGAGATGAAGTCAAAGACAAACCTGCAATAACACAACTGATCAGAAACAGGATTCTGTTAGAGTCATGGCTATATGTAGATTTGTTCTCTATGAGGTAGTATATTAGCATAGATGTGACCATAAGCTCTTATTTATATCTTGAACTACAGCACAGATCTTGGATGGAAAAGAGtcagaaatattaaaatggacagaaaataaCTCCATGGAACTTAgtcattttcttattttctctttgtctcCAGAAGTCTTCACTGCTGTGTGACGGGTCACAACCTTCAGCCAATCGCTTTTCAAGGATGGAcattcatacaaacacacaagaCCAGATCTTACCTTTGCAGTCTAATGAAGACCACACATATGTACGCTGAAGTTTctcatgtgaaaaaaatgttcttgttaAACAAACGggttcttaaaaaaaaaaaaagttaaccaAAAAGCAGTCCATTTACCTTGGAAAGCTGTCTTCATTGGCAAGCAACAAAAATTGTCTCCCAAATGTTAAGAGGGcatgttttatttctgcaaGCCAGGGTTGAGATTTTATTGATGATGTTCATAGAGGTTGTTCTGTTTTTGAGTCTGAGTTATATTGTTTGAAAAACATTCAATTAGCAGCTGAATGTTAAAAGAAACCGAAAAGTTAGTTTCAATGGGTTGCAAAGAAATTAAACTAGATATTCTAAAAGTTGATTGAAGTTGATTAATGATATACACTGAAATAGTTCAGAGCTATTTGGTGCACTCAGGTACCTGAGTTTCAGGTTTATAAAAAAGTCTTTGCACTAAGttgtattttgttgtttaacTGTAACTAAATTTTAagtaacatttaaatgatttttttgtaataaagaGAGTATGTGTTAATTGGAAAGGTGTGAAGTTGTTCATATATTTGCAAGGATCAGTTCGTTTTTAAAGTCTGTGTAAagtgataaatgtttattttaggtttgttttatgaTAGGCCACtgggttatttttttcatttaaccaagaaaaacctcattgagatcagTAATGCCATTTACAACAGTGTCCCGGCCAAGACAGGTTATGAACCACAAGGCCAAATTTCACTCATGAAaaaatctctaagtttataaagttaagcttcaaaatcatgaaaaattaggcagtaTAACTGCTCTACGATGGTGTCCACAAGGGGCtttgttaaaagatgaaaaagggttaTGATATTGGTtaacattttgcaacttctagcGTTAGAAAAAATATGGTCCCAGCCACAGTGCCACAATGCCTCAAATGTTAGCCACAAAACCAAAAGGTCAAGCTACTGCATCTCCTTTAGATGTAATCTTTGGACAAAACTCATGACCCTGTGGTTCTTTCTTTGATATTCTTAACCTTAAATTTGTGGTTTTGTGATAACTGTTTTGCTTTGCTTTCATTTCAGCTTCATTAAATTTCCAGGAACAAATTCAAATTTGAATCAGTGCTGCTCAGACTTAAACTTCTTGTTTTAGCCTGATCATGTTTCCTGTTCACTCATGTGTCATTCCTCCTCTGACTTCTCTAATCCTtcacttcttcctctttctgtcaCTTCAGTGCGAACGCTCTCAGATGACgggaaaactgacaaaaatattcaaacttcTTTCCAACAACAGTTAGCAGCCTTCTTAAAGCCCAGCTGAGTGTATGAATGTGTTCATGACTTTAAGGTTAGGCCTTATAAAGGGCAATCCTCAGTAATACATCTTGCCTTATTAATCATACATAGATTTTCCCTTTGGTTAGTAATCTCATTGTAAATGGTTCAAATAGTCCAATACATCCATACCAAActaatttttattattcataTAATAATTAATCCAGTTTTCAGAGTGATGTTGTTTCTGTAGATGGAGAAAAGAAGATTAAATTTTCcagatttctctgttttatccAACAAATTGAAGCAGGGTTAGATGTCCTAACTTTGTGGATGCAAATCAAAAACGTCTAACAGGCTGGCAAATGGAAGTATTAGATTAGAATTAGATGTAGATTGGTTAAAATAAACCATGCTATGCCAGTCACAGAGGGTGGGGTCAGAAACAGGAAGCAGAGGATTTATTTGTTCCTCAGAAAAGATAGAAGCAGAGAAAACGTCAGAGAGTAAAGGAAAGACAGAGATTAAGAGAGAGGGGCTGTCTTATTGAAACAGACTGCAGAAAAGACAGGTGTGTATAAAGTAGTTTCTGCTTTCATTTATTCAGTGTCTCGGATTATCTAAAGTCTATGTAAGTGTAGAAATAATGTGAGAATTCAGAGTGTGTTTTACTACTTAAGTCATATTCTCACGTTTGTATAAAAGTGTGTGTTTCAATCGGAGAACAGTGTTTTAAGGGAGCAGTATCAAAGTGTGGTTTATAATGAGTTATCTGTttgttgtaaatgtaaaaaaaaagtgaactcaGTGTGTATCAGTGAGGGTTACATGATAATATGTACAAGTGGAAAAGAGTACTATGTAAAGTGTATGATCTAGCACAGATGTACAGCATATCATACTGTGTATGTTAGAGAGTGAGAGGGTAGTAGTATTTCTAAACTTGTAGAGTGTTGTACATTTAAAGTGAAGTGTGGTCAGCTGTTGGTAGCACAGCATTTCAAAGTGTCCACAAGAGCAGTACAGGAAGTTTTAAGTGTTTAGtccaatggttctcaactggagcCTCAAGACCCGCCAATAACTCCTTGCTGAGAAAATGGGACCAAGATTTCTGATATGTTTtcaccaatcagcttcatttattgaaaaatagtACAGTTTGGACATTGGACAGGACAAAGCATGTAACAAATCAAAGAGACACGACCAAACAAGTATGTTTTATGGAGCTTCATAGACTTTTTTCAGGTACACTGTCATGACCAAATGAAAGGTCCCTGCAACCCACTATTGGGTCCCAACCCGCCAGTTGAGAGTTACTGATTTAGTGCAGAGTGTGTTGGTAATAGTGAAGTGTAGGAGTATATCTGCTGAAATTATACTACAAGGTAATGCATTGGCATGAAATGTATAGTGATGGGTCGTTCCTGAATGAACTGGTTCAAAGAGCCAACGATAAGAGCAGGGATCCCATTTGAGAGctgtttaatatcatttttacaattattattattatcattatagaATGTGTGTGCACACGTGTGTTATTTGATTAAATAGTAGGGTTGATCTTTTCtcctctaccacaggcacaccatgcTTTAAGAACTCATGCTTGACagtgtaacattaatgttttatatcagatgtgtctttctccttcaatatGCTCcacttctgcatcaacacatcGCTGCATtctgatcaaagcagtgcagtaggtcttcttcagacagttgtctcagaacTTCCGTCTTTCCTTGcttaacttctgacacagactcaaaaCATGTTTCTTTGAGCAAAGATTTGATCTTAAGAAAAATCACATGCATCCACTAAATCATGTGCAAAATCTGTATCCATCCTGAGTCTTTCAAACACCATTTCAACTGGGTCGATTCTGTGAGTCCTTCAGCTTGTAAGGGAGAGAGAATTGATCACAAATCATCTATGCtcttttcattaaataaagatGTCCAAAACTTCCAGATAACAGGACAGTAACACAACTGTGTTCCTAATattcttgttggaaaataagTCTTTCGAAATGTTACCTCCACCAATATAAATGGATGAAATTCATCAAAAGTAAAGTGCACTGGAGTGAGGTACATCACAAAAGGTCTCAGTTCCATCTCAGGTTATTGCAGTCTATTATGTCTAACAGAAATTAAATGGCAGAATGTATTTCCTGAAGCACAATGCCCCAGAGTGTAAATTGCCTTTTTTCTATGAGTAATTGTCTGtctgggttgggacccaaaagtgggtcatgaagccATTTCCACAGTGTCACGGCACACATCCAAAGCTAAGTCAATCTTTTGTTCTAACAGATCTCTTGTCccatctcaagtccaaactgccAATCTTACTCCAAATACATAACCGTAATGACTGAAGATTTTAACAAATCTGGGTCATGACTGTCACTTAGGAGGTAGAGATGGATGAAGTATGTGAGGACGACCTCTGCTGGCTGAAGCTTGATGAGTTCAGGATGCTGCTC
The Cheilinus undulatus linkage group 5, ASM1832078v1, whole genome shotgun sequence DNA segment above includes these coding regions:
- the snapc4 gene encoding snRNA-activating protein complex subunit 4 isoform X2, giving the protein MSASLSAERDRIQRQVEELEQSLSATQAQLELLSSETDDESDGSDTDLAGAQSAAGLLAQRDKIQEEIQKLEKTLGPHSPICVSDNDSSSSSDESELSLPPSVDSCLQMNLVYQQVVQETLDQLEVLLKQNQRQQNEVMSQLSGSIKEGPRERGPPSSYEKSSNMFLGHFLKPYFKDKLTGLGPPANQEAKEKALRVTNCPDRKKFRVMRWESWQKTLLIHSIAEDTLKRLVQPKLSKIDYLSKKLSSAKEEDRQQLQQQIDSLEKEIDMLKMKKEEELTGERYDEHDWQKIANIDTGRTAFMCLQTFQRFISGSLKHRSWTPAEDALLKELVEKMRIGNFIPYTQMSYFMEGREPSQLIYRWNHVLDPSIKKGPWTKKEDELLLRAVAHYGEKDWWRIRLEVPGRTDSSCRDRYLDCLRADLKRTPFDKQEKELLLQLVEKHGVGHWAKIAAEIPHRSDAQCLREWKKLTRKLLGQTQHKPRKKADRPRQKVKRSIRKRLNRLKESTDEENETEDEETEVVYMDSDEEEKKVRKKEEIEEERTEKTEEEYTIPPLQMWIPVEKAQSSTSLSFRLVELPTSGINENERVRSTILGRHGRSVIIGPRPKDILWENRHSSRAMMMVSADQLRTYLSQQASKHKLLVSAPPGKPGASKQSHHSRETDTVLGYRNQVAVIAWVGNLLIPAKKRVTAADVLREQGEKRQISSTSVFLLFLQTMNVDAVGCKEVIEQRKRRVIVSTPTRSPDPLPVKPKKSRTVAEVLQQREKKKQLQEMDHQQYLILEQLQALQLQRQQQLLFKHLQQLQHAPLPNQPSIVLQMQPNRHPPMSFLQAVFAPPSVTQPHKASVQCLPPTSPNTRPWAPYRSPSDLQRMTVPPLTVVTTPPYAATPSFASFQQQTGALPPCPSAIVTQGFNSRCPVPGPCQPFPTPSESTLTRPKRMGQQKAEVQEAVMSNPSRVDIKGKDDVIIGECGGGNDASGIEDGKRIRKPSKKAKALQEASEAKAKTTKKPASSPRKRAHTKRKSSPPQEVCTVPVELLPQTPTSSLTTPITGETSSLSEVICSPVKKTEAAHPLTEEVPPVSENLTQDSHQASPNRSITSTDKAVLASPSSIQPSQHTASLISSVMDDHSYISLFPVPTPKRCRSRKSKKSPFTRKSKPRVTNPKKPLMIPPKKRKWACTEEQESMESSQDDQEVGSSSDAVGEKSDAVTVTGEALNGTDEPEKGKDDNQSRSHPDVVKEGKRTRKPSQKARALQESKEVKAEDKKKKALSSCKRRPRTSKFKEKAVAPKQPLTLVQGLCLNPGQPMLVMTPRGLVQLAGASPQCMNLPAPPSTLLSVLPRNTLQSQPSTAPLCSASPHPAGVSIPVNVPGLNQPCLPPALPTCPSNPPPPALMGQPTPNPGVPPLPSSPSHLNPNHIISSEGLLGQDKAASPSPRKEPMQFDPTLMFLESRGEVQDWLNGQGGVVVPGEGVTLPYLPPFVSSLSTLTALLRSKKSLSKLAMQLLNRESRSQPKPSQTTAKPDSCTKGTTSEPQDLPDSTSDLRPASPTVRSEPQEDQEEDEEIIAALRQLVAKRFSENPAYQLLKARFLSCFTLPALLATMQPDAEKMGAVSTTEEEDGGELEKDEEEEKLKIIKERAGKRKIQKSSLLCDGSQPSANRFSRMDIHTNTQDQILPLQSNEDHTYVR